In Solimonas sp. K1W22B-7, the DNA window TGCTCCCAGGCGTGGATACCGATCAGGGTTTCGACTTCGAGGCCGCGCAGGAAGATCTTGTCCATAGGTCTCAGGCGATAACAGGAGTGGGAGGCAGCAGCTCGCTGATCGCCCAGCGCGGCGTGGTGAACAGCTTGCCGGTCGGTGCGCGGCCCTCGCTGCGGCGGGCCCAGCCGGCGTAGGCGATCATCGCGGCGTTGTCGGTGCAGAACTCGTGGCGCGGGAAATACAGGCGCAGGCCCTGGCGCTGCGCCAGCTCGCCGAGCTTCTCGCGCAGGCGCCGGTTGGCGCCGACACCGCCGGCCACCACCAGCTGCTCCAGCCCGGTCTGCTCCAGGGCGCGCATGCATTTGATCGCCAGGGTGTCGGTGACGGCTTCCTGGAAGGCCCAGGCCAGGTCGGCGCGGTCCTGGTCGTTCTGCGCGCGCGGCAGCGCCGTCAGCACCGCGGTCTTCAGGCCGCTGAAACTGAAATCCAGCCCCGGCCGGTCGGTCATCGGCCGCGGGAACTTCCAGGCGCCGGAGAGGCGCCCGCCCTCGGCCAGTTTCGCCAGGTAGGGGCCGCCGGGGTAGGGCAGGCCCAGCAGCTTGGCGGTCTTGTCGAAGGCCTCGCCCACGGCGTCGTCCAGGCTCTCGCCGAGGATTTCGTAGCGCCCCACGCCCCGCACCGAGACCAGCAGGGTGTGGCCGCCCGAGACCAGCAGGGCCAGGAAGGGGAACTCCGGGTGCGGGGTTTCCAGCATCGGCGCCAGCAGGTGCGCCTCCATGTGATGGACCGGGATCAGCGGCAGGCCATGGGCGGTGGCGATGCCGGCGGCCACCGAGGCCCCCACCATCAGCGCGCCGATCAGCCCGGGGCCTGCGGTGTAGGCCACCCCGTCGAGCTGCCCGGCCGTCAGCCCCGCCTGGGCCAAAACCTCGCGAATCAAGGGGTTGATGCGGCTGACATGGTCACGCGAGGCCAGTTCCGGCACCACGCCGCCATACTCGGCATGCAGGGCCACCTGGCTGTGCAGGGTGTGCGAAAGCAGGCCGCCGTTGGAGTAGATGGCGGCGGCGGTTTCGTCGCAGGAGGTCTCGATTCCGAGAATATTCATCCAGATATTGTAGCCTTCGCGTTGCACTTGCCGCCGCCTGCGCATAGAATCTGCGCCCCCTTACCCTTGGGGGCGGTGCCCCTTTTGTCCAAGCGAGTATTTGAATGCCTTCTGTCCGCGTCCGTGATAACGAGCCGTTTGAAGTTGCCATCCGCCGCTTCAAGCGCACCTGCGAAAAGGCCGGCGTGCTGACCGACCTGCGCAAGCACGAGTTCTTCGAGAAGCCGAGCCAGGAGCGCAAGCGCAAGCGCGCTGCTGCCGTGAAGCGCCAGGCCAAGAAGGTCCAGCGCGAGTCCAACCGCCGTATCCGCCTGTTCTAAGGGCGGTTCGCGGTACCGGGTTCACCCAGGGCGCATGGCGCCCTGAGTTTTTTCTCAGCAGTCCGAACGACCTCTTGCTATGTCCGACCTGAAGACTCGCATCGGTGAAGACGTCAAGACAGCCATGCGTGCCGGTGACAAGGCGCGTCTCGGGCTGCTGCGCATGCTGACCTCCGAGCTCAAGCAGCGCGAGGTGGTGGAAAGCATCGAGCTGACCGACACCGTGGTGCTCACGGTGCTGGAGAAGATGCTCAAGCAGCGCCGGGATTCCGAGTCCCAGTTCCGTGCCGGCAACCGGCCGGACCTGGCGGACAAGGAGGCCGAGGAAATCCGCCTGCTCACCGAGTACCTGCCGCAGCAGCTCACGGCGGAAGAACTCGAAGCCCTGCTGGCGCAGGCCATCGCCGAAACCGGCGCCCAGGGCGGCAAGGACATGGGCAAGGTGATCGGCTGGCTCAAGCCGAAGGTCCAGGGTCGTACCGACATGGGCAAGCTCTCGGGCCTGGTGAAGTCGAAACTCGGCTGATCCGGCACTCTGCACGGCAGTCGCTTGAAAAAGGCCGGCCGGCGCCCTGTGCGCCCGCCGGCCTTTTTTTGCCTGCAGTTCGCCAGGGCAGGTCCATTAGAATGCGCGGGTGAGTGGCCGCATCCCCGAAGCTTTCATCCATGACCTGCTGGCCCGCACCGATATCGTCGAGATCATCGGGGCGCGGCTGGATCTCAAGCGCGCCGGAAAGGAATACAAGGCGCGCTCGCCGTTCACCAACGAAAAATCGCCGTCCTTCTTCGTTTCGCCGCAGAAGCAGATGTTCTTCTGTTTCAGCTCCGGCAAGAACGGCACCGCGATCAGCTTCCTGATGGAGTACGACCGCCTCAGCTTCGTCGAGGCGGTGGAGGAGCTGGCGCAGCGCGCCGGCGTGGAAGTGCCGCGCGAAGGCGGGGGCCACGACCGCGTGGTGATGGACGGCCCGCTGGACGCGCTGGCGGCGGCGCAGCGCTTCTTCCGCGACCAGCTGCGCAGCGCCCAGGGCGCCATCGACTACCTCAAGAAGCGCGGCGTCAACGGCGAGATCGCCAAGACCTTCGGCATCGGCTTTGCGCCCGAGTCCTGGGATGCGCTGACCAGCTTCCTGAAGGAGCCGAAGCATGCGCTCGAAGCGGGGCTGCTGATCCAGAGGGAAAGCGGCGGGGTCTACGACCGCTTCCGCAACCGCGTCATGTTCCCGATCCGCGACAGCCGCGGTCGCGTCATCGGCTTCGGCGGCCGCACCCTGGCCAACGACCCGGCCAAGTACCTCAACTCGCCCGAGACGCCGCTGTTCCACAAGGGCCGCAACCTCTACGGCCTCTACGAGGCGCGCCAGTCGGCCAAGTCCAACCTGCCCTACCTGCTGGTGGTGGAGGGCTACATGGACGTGGTGATGCTGGCGCAGCACGGCATCCCCGAGGCCGTGGCCACGCTCGGCACCGCCACCACGCGCGAGCACCTGGGCCTGCTGTTCAAGGCCACCAGCAAGGTCGTGTTCTGCTTCGACGGCGACCGCGCCGGCCGCGCCGCCGCCTGGCGCGCGCTGGAGCAGGCCCTGCCGGAAATCGACGGCACCCGCGAGTGCGTCTTCATGTTCCTGCCCGATGGGCACGATCCGGACACCCTGGTGCAGCAGATCGGCGCCGAGGCGTTCCGTCGCCTGGTCGGCGAGGCCCAGACCCTGTCGCAATTCCTGTTCGGCGAACTGGCCCGGCAGGTCAGCCTGGCCAGCATGGACGGCCGCGCCAAGCTGGCCGCGCTGGCGCGCCCGCACCTGGAAAAGCTGCGCGACGGCCCGCTGCGCTCCCTGATGCTGGACGAACTGGCGCGGCTGACCCGGGTTGCGCGCGCCGACCTGGAGTCGATGCTGAAGCCGGTAGCCGCCCCCGACGAGGGCGCGCAGGACGGCGGCGAAGCCCTGTCGACGCGCCACCGGCCCTCCGGCGGCGCCAACCGCCCGGTGCGCCGCGCGATGCAGCTGCTGCTGGAGGACCCGCGCATGGCCGATCGCGTAAGTCACTTGGAATTGTTAGCCCAAGCAGACGTGCCGGGGATTGAAGTGCTTCTGGAAGCTATCGATTTCTTCCACGCACACCCCGAAGCTACTGCGGCCCACTTGCTTGAATTCTGGCGAGACACGCCCAAAGGACGGGGCGTGGAGCGCCTGCTGCAGCGCGGGGCGGAGGACCCCATAGGAGAGGGGACCTTAGAACGGGAGTTTCAAGACACGCTAACCATGATGGGGCAAAAGGTGTTTCGAGCCAGGATTCAGCATCTGCTGACGGAAGGTCGCCTGCGCCCTCTGACGGATGCAGAATCAAGAGAAATCAATGCCTTACAGAATAGAAGGGCGATTCCCTGGACTCGTTGAGAAGTTGGCGAAAAGTTCGCCGACTTGACAAAACTTTGTTAAAATCAGCGGTTCCGCGCCTTGCGTCCGCAGTTCGGGCGTTCAATACCAGAGTGAATCCGCATGAGCAATAACACTGAGAAAGCCGACAAGCCGTCCGCCGAAATGCAGGCTGCGCAGAAGCAATCCCAGATCAAGGTCCTCATCGCGCTCGGCAAGGAAAAGTCCTACCTGACTTACGCCGAGGTTGCGGACCATCTGCCCGAGAT includes these proteins:
- a CDS encoding GatB/YqeY domain-containing protein, which codes for MSDLKTRIGEDVKTAMRAGDKARLGLLRMLTSELKQREVVESIELTDTVVLTVLEKMLKQRRDSESQFRAGNRPDLADKEAEEIRLLTEYLPQQLTAEELEALLAQAIAETGAQGGKDMGKVIGWLKPKVQGRTDMGKLSGLVKSKLG
- the rpsU gene encoding 30S ribosomal protein S21 yields the protein MPSVRVRDNEPFEVAIRRFKRTCEKAGVLTDLRKHEFFEKPSQERKRKRAAAVKRQAKKVQRESNRRIRLF
- the tsaD gene encoding tRNA (adenosine(37)-N6)-threonylcarbamoyltransferase complex transferase subunit TsaD encodes the protein MNILGIETSCDETAAAIYSNGGLLSHTLHSQVALHAEYGGVVPELASRDHVSRINPLIREVLAQAGLTAGQLDGVAYTAGPGLIGALMVGASVAAGIATAHGLPLIPVHHMEAHLLAPMLETPHPEFPFLALLVSGGHTLLVSVRGVGRYEILGESLDDAVGEAFDKTAKLLGLPYPGGPYLAKLAEGGRLSGAWKFPRPMTDRPGLDFSFSGLKTAVLTALPRAQNDQDRADLAWAFQEAVTDTLAIKCMRALEQTGLEQLVVAGGVGANRRLREKLGELAQRQGLRLYFPRHEFCTDNAAMIAYAGWARRSEGRAPTGKLFTTPRWAISELLPPTPVIA
- the dnaG gene encoding DNA primase, whose translation is MSGRIPEAFIHDLLARTDIVEIIGARLDLKRAGKEYKARSPFTNEKSPSFFVSPQKQMFFCFSSGKNGTAISFLMEYDRLSFVEAVEELAQRAGVEVPREGGGHDRVVMDGPLDALAAAQRFFRDQLRSAQGAIDYLKKRGVNGEIAKTFGIGFAPESWDALTSFLKEPKHALEAGLLIQRESGGVYDRFRNRVMFPIRDSRGRVIGFGGRTLANDPAKYLNSPETPLFHKGRNLYGLYEARQSAKSNLPYLLVVEGYMDVVMLAQHGIPEAVATLGTATTREHLGLLFKATSKVVFCFDGDRAGRAAAWRALEQALPEIDGTRECVFMFLPDGHDPDTLVQQIGAEAFRRLVGEAQTLSQFLFGELARQVSLASMDGRAKLAALARPHLEKLRDGPLRSLMLDELARLTRVARADLESMLKPVAAPDEGAQDGGEALSTRHRPSGGANRPVRRAMQLLLEDPRMADRVSHLELLAQADVPGIEVLLEAIDFFHAHPEATAAHLLEFWRDTPKGRGVERLLQRGAEDPIGEGTLEREFQDTLTMMGQKVFRARIQHLLTEGRLRPLTDAESREINALQNRRAIPWTR